The Aliidiomarina minuta nucleotide sequence GCAGGTGGTGATGTGTATTGAGAAACGGCGAGCGTCGTGATTGATTCAAATCAGCCTGTTGCCTTGCGCCCGACTTCTGACACAGAGCTCCACGGGCGAATGTTCTCCAGCTCCTCTTTCAGAACGTCTTCCGTAACCTCAGTGTCAAAGGCAGCCTGAGCCCGCAGCCAATAACCATTAGACAAGCCAAAGAAGCGACAAAGTCGCAGGTCCGTATCTGCTGTTATCGTGCGCTTCCCAGCAATAATCTGACCTATTCTTTGGGCTGGCACGTCAATTTCCTTAGCCAGGCGATATTGAGAAATACGCATCGGCTCAAGAAACTCTTCCTTTAGTAACTCACCTGGCGTTACCGGATCAATATTGCGCATGAGTTACCTCCTAATGATAATCAATAATTTCGACATCTTCCGCACCACTTTTGGTCCAGCGGAAGCAGACCCGGAATTGCAGTAACTTAGTTACACCAATAATAGCCTAAGCACTCAACAATTCCATATCACGGTTGTCCTTTAGTGGATGTCGGAGTGATTCCTTGGCAAGGTTCACTTTTAGCGCGACCCGCGCAACTTCCAAACCGAAAATAATCTGAGGTGCTGGAAGCAACCTTACGCTTCGTGCCAGACAATTAGTGTCCGTACGTTCTCAACGGACACTAAAGGTGTCCGCGGACACCCTAAACCCCTTCTGAAAATCAATAAAACCCTTTTAAATCAATAATATAAAAACTGGCACTAAAGGTGCAGTGTAAGCTATGTAACCATCCACATTGCATCGTCAGGATAAGAGCACATGATCCAGGGAACCAACCAGCAAGACCATCTGATTCAGCGCCCAGCTAAAAGCGTGCTGCGTCGCTTGCTCCCTGTCGTTACCATCGCCAGCACTTTGCTTGTGTTGGCAGTCATCGTTTTTCAATCACTCGGCGAAGGTGCCAGTCTGGTGTTGCCGCGTAATCAAATGCAATTCGCCACGGTGCAACGAGGTGATTTAGTGCGGGATATTTCAGTACAGGGCCGAATTGTCGCTGCAAATGCCCCTACCCTCTACAGCCAGGAAATCGGTCACGTGCAACTGTTTAAACAGCCCGGTGAAGCCGTTATTCAAGGCGATCTGCTGGCGACCATCACCAGCCCGTCACTACAAAATGATTTGCAGCAGCAGGAAGCCGTGCTGGCCAGTATGCAAAGCGAAGCTGAACGTGCCGAGCTAGCAGCGCGTGATCAACAACTGGATATGGAGCAGGTGATGAATGCGGCTCAGGTCAATTTACTGGCCGCCCGACGTGAAATGGAACGCGCCAGCCAATCAATTGAGTTTGGTGTGATTCGGCAACTGGATTTTGATGTCGCCGAAGACAACCTGGCAACTTCCGAGCTGGCGTTTGACCATGCCAGGCGCAAGGTAGAGCTGGCCCGCGATATGCTCAGCTTCGAGCAAAGCTCACGCATTCAGTCGATTCATCGCCAGCAATTAATAGTAGATGAGCTAAAGCGAAAGGTGATTGCACTCAATATTACCGCGCCCGTGACTGGACAGCTAGGTAACTGGCTCGTCGAACAACAAAGCCATGTGTTACCTGGGCAAGCCCTGCTGACCGTTATCGATTTAAGCCAGTATGAGGCTGAACTTGCGGTGCCAGAAAGTTACGCCCGCGATTTGATGGCTGGTCAACACGTTGAGGTGCAGCTTGGCAATCAGCGGCTACGCGGTGCCATCAGTTACATTGCTCCAGAAGTGCGCGATAACCAGGTGAGCGCGAGAGTGCGTTTCACTGAGGCTGACAGCAGCCAGTTACGCCAAAGTCAACGCCTGACCGCGCGCGTGATCTTAGAGCATAAGGCCGACGTGCTGATGGTAACTCGCGGCGACTTTGTCAGCTCAGGGGGTGGTCGCCAAGCGTATCAGGTTATCGATAACCAGGCCGTGCGCAAACAGGTCGAACTTGGCGCCCTGTCCGTGCAATGGGTAGAGATACTCGATGGCGCTACAGAAGGCGAACAATGGGTCATTTCAAACCTCAGCGATTTTAAAAATCAAGACCGGGTAAATCTGAACTAACAACACATAAATTTATACCAATGAACACAGGGAACAACCAATGATCACGCTAACCAACTTAAGCAAAATTTTCCGCACTGAATTGATTGAAACCCATGCTTTGCGGGAAGTCAGTTTGCACGTCAATGAAGGTGAGTTTGTAGCTCTCACCGGACCATCAGGCTCGGGGAAATCTACCCTACTGAATATCCTTGGCACTCTGGAGAGCTTTGACAGCGGTGATTATTTGTTAGATGGCAAGTCAGTTAAAGGCTTGTCAGATGCGGCGCTGTCCAAACTGCGCAATGAAAAAATCGGCTTTATCTTTCAGAGCTTTAACTTAATTAAAGACTTCAGTATTTACGACAACATTGAGCTGCCGTTGCGTTACCGCGGTTTAAAAGCCGCCGAGCGCAAGCAACGCATTGAGCAGGCACTAGAGCTGGTAGGACTGCATGCTCGACGCGATTACCTGCCAGGCCAACTCTCCGGTGGGCAACAGCAGCGCGTAGCCATTGCCCGCGCGATTGCAGGCCAGCCCCGTATTCTGTTAGCAGATGAGCCCACCGGTAACCTTGATTCCTTAATGGCACGCCAGGTAATGGAATTACTTGAGCAAATCAACCAGCAAGGCTGCACCATTTTAATGGTCACTCATGACCCGGACCAGGCTCGCCGTGCGGGCCGCAATATTCAAATCGTCGACGGTCAGCTTCATGACAGCACCATGTATGAACCGCTGGCAATGCACAACGCATAAAGGACACACCATGGAACAGTTTATCTACTACCTCAAAGTGAGTCTGCTTAGTATCAAGCGAGCACCGTTGCCTTATGCGCTGACGTTGCTGGTACTCAGCACCGGGCTTGGTGTGTTCTTTAGTAACGCTACGGTTTATTACTGGCTCAATAACGACCCCTTACCAGCAAAAAGTGCCCAGTTGTTTTTTCCACGCATCAACTCGGTGCAGTCATGTGATACCTGTCTGGAGCCCTTAAAGATGGTCAGTTATCAGGACATACAGTTACTCAGCAACAACGACATTGCTATCGCTCAGGCGGCAATGTTCAGTAGTTCGGCCTACGCGCGATTGCCCGATCAGCAAGGAACCTCACCCACCAGTGTCAGCTTGCGTGTTACCCAAAAAGACTTCTTTCAGTTATTTGAGGTGCCTTTTTTGCACGGTGAACCCTGGCCAGATAACGAGGCGCGGAATGAAATCATCGTCTCCCGAGACACCGCGCTGAAGTTTTTTGGCCGTACCGACGTGCTCGGTGAGCAGCTGCAACTCGAAGAATCCCTGTTCACCGTAGCCGGCGTGCTGGATGACTGGCAGATGCTACCGCGCTTATATGACGTTAACACCTCGGGTGCCATGGTAAGTGTCGAGGATATCTACCTGCCCTTCGAGACTGCTTATGATTTAGGCTTCACCTCAAACACCCAGACCATGTGGTTTGATGATCGTGATTACCATGGCGACTTTGCGCTGCATGCTCGTGAAGGGCAATACTATATGGCGCAATTTTGGGTGCAGCTTGAGGGTGCTGAGCAACAACAGGCGTACCGGCACTTTATGGACAACCTGGTGACCAGTGAACAAGAAGCGGGCCGCCACCCACGGCCCAAGGCCAATCGCCTGGACAACATGCTGGATATCGTGGATGCATTCGATGCCCGCAATCGCCAGTCGGATGCCTTTGCTCTGGTATCTCTTTTGTTCTTGCTGGTCTGTTTGCTCAACGCCAGTCACCTGTCAGTGAACCGCTATCTGTCCGGTCAATATGAGTTCAGCCTGCGCCGTGCGCTTGGCGCTAGCCGTATGCAGCTCAAGCAACAATTGCTGGTCGATGTGCTGGTCAACACCGCTTTAGCTTTTGGGTTGTCCTTAGCCATTGCCTCGCTATTTCTGGGTCTCATTACCCATCTGCTACCCACCATGTCGGTGTTGAGCAGCTGGCAGCCTCGACTGCTACTTACCATGCTGGGCATTGCTTTTCTCTGCTGCTATCTGGTGACACTCTATCCTGCAATACGCGCTTCATTCAGTCCGTTAAACCAGCAACTCAAATAAGGACGCTACCATGAGCATCTCGCTGTTAATCAAATCATTGCTGCGACGCAAGATCATTACCCTGCTATTACTGATCCAAATAGCCTTTACCCTCGCCCTGGTGGCGAACAGTTTCGTGTTAGCGCAGCAGGCGCAACAATTAATTACGCAACCAACAGGGCTGGACCTGCACAATACGCTGGCGTTGCAACTGAAACCAACCACCGCAACGCTGCGCCAACAACCCGCGCTAGGTGAACTCTTGGGACGACAGCAACGTGCGATAGCGGATCTACCAGGCGTTATCAGCGTTGGCTGGAGCAACCAGCCTCCTCTGGTGTGGGGCGGCAATAGAGTGAGCGTATCTATCCCCGACCAGCAGGAAACCTCCAACAGAGACTTTATACCTTTACAGCTGTCATCGGTATCAGGGATGGACGCCCTGTCACTGCAACTGCTCAGAGGCCTTTGGTTTGAAGACACCGATCTGGATACGCGTGCCGTGGTACTCACTCAATCTATAGCGCAAGAGCTATTTGGTGAGGAGGTGGCTGTTGGTCAGTTAATTAATCACGGCACCGTCATCGGCGTGGTTGGGGATGTACTGCTACATCGCTCCTCAAGCAACCCATACCACGGCATGTTTATGCATCGGAGTCTCGACTCGGTCGATTGGGGCTATGCGCTCATGATCAAGACCCAGCCAGGACAACTCGAACAGGTTCGCCAGCAACTGCCCGATCTGCTGCGTAGTATCGAGCCTGAAACATACATATTGCGCCTCAACAGCCTGGCTGAAATGCGCAATGAGCTTTACCACGAAGAGCGTGGCATGGCCATTTTGCTGTCGGTGCTGAGTGGTTTGATGTTATTGGTCTCGTTGATTTCCGCCTATAGTCACGCGCTGTTCCATGGCTTACAGCAACAAAATGAAATTGGTATCAAGCGAGCTTTGGGTGCCAACAAACAGCGCATCTTGTTTGATGTGTTCAGCGAAAGCTGGTTAACCACCGGTCTCGGAGCGGTACTCGGAATCATAGCCAGCTACCTGTTACATCAGCAACTTGCTACCGTAATTTCGTTGCCCGCTTTGCCCCTGTGGGTACCATTAGCTACAGCCTCGGTGTTACTACTTTGTGTCACTATCGCCACATGGTATCCTGCAGCTATTGCCACCCGGGTATCTCCGGCCACCGCTACCAAAGCCTTATAACCTATGCTGAACATTTTGGTTATTGATGACAACCCAGCTATTTGCCAGGCGCTGCAAACACTCTTTGCACTGCAGGGTTATCAGGTGTCTTGTGCCACAGAACC carries:
- a CDS encoding HigA family addiction module antitoxin; its protein translation is MRNIDPVTPGELLKEEFLEPMRISQYRLAKEIDVPAQRIGQIIAGKRTITADTDLRLCRFFGLSNGYWLRAQAAFDTEVTEDVLKEELENIRPWSSVSEVGRKATG
- a CDS encoding efflux RND transporter periplasmic adaptor subunit; translation: MIQGTNQQDHLIQRPAKSVLRRLLPVVTIASTLLVLAVIVFQSLGEGASLVLPRNQMQFATVQRGDLVRDISVQGRIVAANAPTLYSQEIGHVQLFKQPGEAVIQGDLLATITSPSLQNDLQQQEAVLASMQSEAERAELAARDQQLDMEQVMNAAQVNLLAARREMERASQSIEFGVIRQLDFDVAEDNLATSELAFDHARRKVELARDMLSFEQSSRIQSIHRQQLIVDELKRKVIALNITAPVTGQLGNWLVEQQSHVLPGQALLTVIDLSQYEAELAVPESYARDLMAGQHVEVQLGNQRLRGAISYIAPEVRDNQVSARVRFTEADSSQLRQSQRLTARVILEHKADVLMVTRGDFVSSGGGRQAYQVIDNQAVRKQVELGALSVQWVEILDGATEGEQWVISNLSDFKNQDRVNLN
- a CDS encoding ABC transporter ATP-binding protein, coding for MITLTNLSKIFRTELIETHALREVSLHVNEGEFVALTGPSGSGKSTLLNILGTLESFDSGDYLLDGKSVKGLSDAALSKLRNEKIGFIFQSFNLIKDFSIYDNIELPLRYRGLKAAERKQRIEQALELVGLHARRDYLPGQLSGGQQQRVAIARAIAGQPRILLADEPTGNLDSLMARQVMELLEQINQQGCTILMVTHDPDQARRAGRNIQIVDGQLHDSTMYEPLAMHNA
- a CDS encoding ABC transporter permease, producing the protein MEQFIYYLKVSLLSIKRAPLPYALTLLVLSTGLGVFFSNATVYYWLNNDPLPAKSAQLFFPRINSVQSCDTCLEPLKMVSYQDIQLLSNNDIAIAQAAMFSSSAYARLPDQQGTSPTSVSLRVTQKDFFQLFEVPFLHGEPWPDNEARNEIIVSRDTALKFFGRTDVLGEQLQLEESLFTVAGVLDDWQMLPRLYDVNTSGAMVSVEDIYLPFETAYDLGFTSNTQTMWFDDRDYHGDFALHAREGQYYMAQFWVQLEGAEQQQAYRHFMDNLVTSEQEAGRHPRPKANRLDNMLDIVDAFDARNRQSDAFALVSLLFLLVCLLNASHLSVNRYLSGQYEFSLRRALGASRMQLKQQLLVDVLVNTALAFGLSLAIASLFLGLITHLLPTMSVLSSWQPRLLLTMLGIAFLCCYLVTLYPAIRASFSPLNQQLK
- a CDS encoding FtsX-like permease family protein, coding for MSISLLIKSLLRRKIITLLLLIQIAFTLALVANSFVLAQQAQQLITQPTGLDLHNTLALQLKPTTATLRQQPALGELLGRQQRAIADLPGVISVGWSNQPPLVWGGNRVSVSIPDQQETSNRDFIPLQLSSVSGMDALSLQLLRGLWFEDTDLDTRAVVLTQSIAQELFGEEVAVGQLINHGTVIGVVGDVLLHRSSSNPYHGMFMHRSLDSVDWGYALMIKTQPGQLEQVRQQLPDLLRSIEPETYILRLNSLAEMRNELYHEERGMAILLSVLSGLMLLVSLISAYSHALFHGLQQQNEIGIKRALGANKQRILFDVFSESWLTTGLGAVLGIIASYLLHQQLATVISLPALPLWVPLATASVLLLCVTIATWYPAAIATRVSPATATKAL